In Deinococcus maricopensis DSM 21211, the sequence GCGCACGCATGTGCGCGCACACCTCGTCCACGCCGAGCGGCGTGCCCGCGTCGAACGCGACGCTCAGGCGCGCGTTTCCGGTGGGCGCCACCCAGTGCGGGTTGACCAGACGCGCCAGGGTTTCGCTTTCCCACGCGACGCGCAGGCCGTTCACGCGGACCTCCACGTGCGCTTCCGGCTCGCCCTGCTCGTTCAGGTGCGCGCCTTCGGGGATGGGCAGGCCCAGGTCACGGTAGAAGGCGAGGGCGCGTTCCAGGTCCCGGGCGATCATGGCGACGTAGTTGAGGGTCAACATGCGTTCAGTCTGACGGGGTGTCCGGCGCGGCGTCTTGAAGGTTTCGGACGCGCCACGCGCGCGGCGTGTCGCCGGTCAGTGCGACGCATTCCCGCGTGAAGTGCGCCTGGTCCGCGTACCCCGCCAGCAGGGCGACGCTCGCGAGCGGGACGCTCGGGTCGCGGAGCAGCGGCAGGGTGCGCTCCAGGCGGAAGGTGCGGGCGAAGGTGCGCGGCGAAACGCCCACGTGCACGCCGAACAGCCGGGTGAGCTGACGGGCGCTGAGGCGCAATTCGGCCGCGAGCGCCTCGATGCCCTCGATGCGTGGGGTGCCGGCCTCCAGCCGCCCGGCGGCGTACGCGACGCGCGGGTCGACGGGGCGCAGGCGAGCCTGAACGAACGCCTGCAGGGCGTCCTGCGCCGCGCCGGTGGGGAGGTCGGCGAGGTGCTCCTTGAGGGCGTGCGTGGGCGCGCCCCACACCGCCTCGGCGGGCACGGCGTCGTCGCGGTACAGGGCCGCGTCGCCCAGCAGAGCACCGGCAGCGTGCGGATGCAGGCGCAGCGCAACCCGGCGGCCACCGTCGCTGTGCACGGGATGAGGGGCAGTCATGACGCCCACAACGCGCAGGGACAACTGCCCGCCGGGCGTCTGGTGGAAGATCAGGTCCGTGCAGCCGTCCGGGCGGACGATGGTGCGGCCGGTGCCGGCGCGGCTCGCCCACGCGGCGCGCACCACACCCCTCAGTCGTGGTGACGGCAGGTCCTCTTGATACACGCCCTGAGCGTACCTTCAGCGCTGGCGGTACCTGCTTGAGGGCGTGGCCGTCCAGGGCGCAGGCGTCGAACACCTCGCCCCAGGCGCCGCCGCTCGCTGACGGGGGCGCCCAGCGCGAGGAGCCGCGACGTTTGGCGTGGCGAGCCCCAGTTCGGCGCTGCCGCGCGGGCAGCAGGCGTCCATGAAAAGGTGCAGGAACGCTCGGCAGTCGCGGACGGCGAGGTCGAGGCTGTCCAGGCGGACAGTCATGCCTCTGCGTGCGCCCCTGCGGGTGGCGTGATCGTGAGGATCCGTGCCACGAGCGCGGCGACCCGGCGGGCGGTGAGCGGCGCGAGCAGCGCGCCGTGCCGGCCGTGGCCAGTGGCCACGAGGACGTTCGGGAGGGTGGGGTGCGGCCCGAGGATCGGCAGGCCGCCGGGCGTGACGGGGCGCAGGCCAACGAGATGCTGCTGGGCGGGCGCCGGCGCGTACCCGGGCGTCAGGTGGCGCGCGGCGGTGCGCAGCCACCGCTCTGCGTGCGCGTCCGGGGTGGGGGCGGCGGTGGCGCGGGTGGTGGCGCCGACGTACAGGCCGTCCGGGCGGCCCAGCGCGTACCCCCGGCGGGCGTACAGGGCGAGGTGGTCGTGCGGGCCGTCCAGCAGGAGCGCCTGTCCCTGAGCGGCGCGGACCGGCAGGCCGAACGCGCCGCTCCACGCACCCGCCGCCAAGACGACCAACGGGACGGTGAGGGGCCCGGCGCTCGTGTGGACGCGCACGCCGCGCGCCTGCGGGCGCAGGCCGCGTACCTGCGCCCGCAGGACCGGGACGCCGTGCAGGGCCGCGAGGACGACGCTGGGCGGGTGCACGCGGCCTTCGCCGGGGGTGGCGCGCGCCGCGAGGAACGGTGGGGGCGCCTCGACCGGGTTCCCGGCGGCTTCGTCGTGGAGGGCGTGGGCGTCCTGGGCGGTGCGGGCCACGCGGGTGACGCCCGCGCGCAGGTGCACGGGGCGGCCGCTCGCGGCTTCCAGGCGCCTCGCGAGGTCCGGCCAGAGGCGCAGGCTCTCCAGGGCGTCCGCGTGCAGGGGGGTGCCGCGCAGGCGTTCGCCGTCGGGCGTGAGCAGGCCCGCGCCGGCGCGCCACGCGGCGCCCGGCAGGTCGGCGTCCACGACGAGCGGCGTGAGTCCGAGGGCGCGCACCTCGAAGGCGACGCTCGCGCCGACCAGGCCGCCACCGACGATGAGGACGTCAGGCGCGCGCGGCATGGGGCGGGGTCACGCGGGCACCTCGGGGTCCGGCAGGCGCGGGACGCCCGCGGTGGGGCTGCTGGCGCTCGCGCCGTCGCGCGCTGGCATGCGGCCCGCGAGGTACGCGGCGCGCCCGGCCTCCACGCCCAGGCGGAATGCGCGCGCCATGCCGACCGGGTCGCGGGCCTCGGCGAGGGCGGTGTTGACGAGAACGGCGTCCGCGCCGAGCTCCAGAGCCTGCGCGGCGTCGCTGGGCACGCCGAGGCCCGCGTCCACGACGACGGGCACGGTCGCGTCGTCGATGACGGTCTTCACGAGTTCGCGGGCACGCAGGCCCCGACCGCTGCCGATGGGGCTGGCGAGCGGCATGACGGTCGCGCACCCTGCGCGTTCGAGCGCGCGGGCGAGCACGCCGTCCGGCTGGATGTACGGGAGGACCGTGAACCCCTCCCCCACCAGCATTTCGGCGGCGCGCAGCGTCCCGACCGGGTCCGGGAGCAGCCAGCGCGGGTCGGGGATGACTTCGAGTTTCAGCCAGTTCACGCCGGTGAGGGCGCGCGCGAGTTTCGCGACGCGCACGGCTTCGTCGGGCGTGCGGCACCCGGCGGTGTTCGGGAGGAGCTGCAGGCGGTCCAGGTCGAGGGCGTCGAGGAGGCCGTCGTGGCCGGGCGCGCCGAGCTCGACGCGGCGGATGGCGACGGTGACGATCTGCGCGCCGCTCGCGTCGATGGCGTCGCGCATGACGTGCAGGTCCGCGTACTTGCCGGTGCCGACCATCAGGCGGGACGTGAAGGTCTGACCGGCGATGGTGAGGGCGTCGGGGTGTGGCATTTAACCGCCTCCGGTGATGCGGACGATCTCGATGACGTCACGCTCGGTGAGTTCCCGGTCGGGGATGCGCGCGCCCGGGTAGAAGTCGTCGTTGACGGCCACGGCGACGCGCGCGGGGTCGACGCTGAGGGTGCGCAGCAGCCCCAGCAGGGTGAGGCCGGGCGCGAACGTGTGCGGCTGGCCGTTGACGGTCATGCGAGCACCGCC encodes:
- a CDS encoding thiazole synthase, whose product is MPHPDALTIAGQTFTSRLMVGTGKYADLHVMRDAIDASGAQIVTVAIRRVELGAPGHDGLLDALDLDRLQLLPNTAGCRTPDEAVRVAKLARALTGVNWLKLEVIPDPRWLLPDPVGTLRAAEMLVGEGFTVLPYIQPDGVLARALERAGCATVMPLASPIGSGRGLRARELVKTVIDDATVPVVVDAGLGVPSDAAQALELGADAVLVNTALAEARDPVGMARAFRLGVEAGRAAYLAGRMPARDGASASSPTAGVPRLPDPEVPA
- the thiS gene encoding sulfur carrier protein ThiS → MTVNGQPHTFAPGLTLLGLLRTLSVDPARVAVAVNDDFYPGARIPDRELTERDVIEIVRITGGG
- a CDS encoding helix-turn-helix domain-containing protein, with protein sequence MYQEDLPSPRLRGVVRAAWASRAGTGRTIVRPDGCTDLIFHQTPGGQLSLRVVGVMTAPHPVHSDGGRRVALRLHPHAAGALLGDAALYRDDAVPAEAVWGAPTHALKEHLADLPTGAAQDALQAFVQARLRPVDPRVAYAAGRLEAGTPRIEGIEALAAELRLSARQLTRLFGVHVGVSPRTFARTFRLERTLPLLRDPSVPLASVALLAGYADQAHFTRECVALTGDTPRAWRVRNLQDAAPDTPSD
- a CDS encoding NAD(P)/FAD-dependent oxidoreductase; the protein is MPRAPDVLIVGGGLVGASVAFEVRALGLTPLVVDADLPGAAWRAGAGLLTPDGERLRGTPLHADALESLRLWPDLARRLEAASGRPVHLRAGVTRVARTAQDAHALHDEAAGNPVEAPPPFLAARATPGEGRVHPPSVVLAALHGVPVLRAQVRGLRPQARGVRVHTSAGPLTVPLVVLAAGAWSGAFGLPVRAAQGQALLLDGPHDHLALYARRGYALGRPDGLYVGATTRATAAPTPDAHAERWLRTAARHLTPGYAPAPAQQHLVGLRPVTPGGLPILGPHPTLPNVLVATGHGRHGALLAPLTARRVAALVARILTITPPAGAHAEA
- a CDS encoding VOC family protein, with amino-acid sequence MLTLNYVAMIARDLERALAFYRDLGLPIPEGAHLNEQGEPEAHVEVRVNGLRVAWESETLARLVNPHWVAPTGNARLSVAFDAGTPLGVDEVCAHMRARGHTVQAPPYDAFWGQRYATLQDPDGNAVDIFAALPTT